From the Pongo pygmaeus isolate AG05252 chromosome X, NHGRI_mPonPyg2-v2.0_pri, whole genome shotgun sequence genome, one window contains:
- the RPL36A gene encoding large ribosomal subunit protein eL42, which translates to MIAPTDSHEEVRSGTSYILPFAARLLSFRADSAHASMVNVPKTRRTFCKKCGKHQPHKVTQYKKGKDSLYAQGKRRYDRKQSGYGGQTKPIFRKKAKTTKKIVLRLECVEPNCRSKRMLAIKRCKHFELGGDKKRKGQVIQF; encoded by the exons ATGATTGCTCCTACCGACTCCCATGAGGAAGTGCGATCGGGAACCTCCTATATACTTCCGTTTGCGGCGCGCCTTCTTTCTTTCCGTGCCGATAGCGCTCACGCAAGCATG GTTAACGTCCCTAAAACCCGCCGGACTTTCTGTAAGAAGTGTGGCAAGCACCAACCCCATAAAGTGACACAGTACAAGAAGGGCAAGGATTCTCTGTATGCCCAGG GAAAGCGGCGTTATGACAGGAAGCAGAGTGGCTATGGTGGGCAAACTAAGCCGATTTTCCGGAAAAAG gctaaaactacaaagaagattgTGCTAAGGCTTGAGTGCGTTGAGCCCAACTGCAGATCTAAGAGAATGCTGGCTATTAAAAGATGCAAGCATTTTGAACTGGGAGGAGATAAGAAGAGAAAG GGCCAAGTGATCCAGTTCTAA